One Vicia villosa cultivar HV-30 ecotype Madison, WI unplaced genomic scaffold, Vvil1.0 scaffold7, whole genome shotgun sequence genomic window carries:
- the LOC131643072 gene encoding PHD finger protein MALE STERILITY 1-like has translation MLNVDVVGNKRRKRCGRVFRFKNFGEQGYPVMFNGSSFRENVNVLLEYANLESNINMGMPMWSFQLELHHHPPLHVLLFVIEESIEAAMNRHCNHCQYVGWGNHLICNKKYHFLLPSKEALSSCTTCENCCDSIGTMNNGKSKLIELEGHMMHGVFHSNGFGHLLCVNGLEMGSNLGGNQIMEFWNRLCNGLQARKVSLNDTSQKRGMELRLVNGIAYSEPWFGRWGYKFGRGCFGVTQSMYQKAIEAIRSMPLYLLTHHIANSSHEIPLIFSRYQTLSDHSLITLGDLFHYMLELKSRLPRDTCIGSYNTNALVETNCRWSPKRIEMATRVIVEALKRTEFRWISRQEVRDAARVYIGDTGLLDFVLKSLGNHVVGNYLVRRSLNPVTKVLEYCLEDISNAYPCHEGLVMSSSNKVKDKYKITRGQLMKDMICLYKYILIDTKPIIGSEFLSAIPLAATIILDTKYLIKDYGEVPLQVELGSEGKFNIYCTILLRNVNNVGHDHEYYLNNEMSMPPYECITLKNCATINDLKLEVERNFREIYWGLRGFVVESNENLMNAKGNEMVFGMIEVGGKLVLEGWHGSDMVEQICERNPNKGIVDCTCGTKEDDGERLVSCDICEIWQHTRCVRIPNDEEVPHIFLCKRCEQEIVLFPSLP, from the exons ATGTTGAATGTGGATGTTGTTGGTAACAAGAGAAGGAAAAGATGTGGGAGGGTTTTTAGGTTCAAGAATTTCGGGGAACAAGGTTATCCGGTCATGTTTAATGGTTCATCGTTTCGTGAAAATGTGAATGTTTTACTTGAATATGCGAATTTGGAGAGTAATATAAATATGGGAATGCCTATGTGGTCTTTTCAACTTGAATTGCACCATCATCCACCTTTGCATGTTTTGTTGTTTGTGATTGAAGAATCAATTGAAGCAGCTATGAATCGTCATTGCAACCATTGTCAATATGTTG GTTGGGGCAACCATTTAATTTGCAATAAGAAGTATCATTTTCTATTACCTTCAAAGGAGGCACTAAGTAGCTGCACTACCTGTGAAAATTGCTGTGACTCAATTGGTACAATGAACAATGGTAAGTCAAAATTAATAGAATTAGAAGGCCATATGATGCATGGTGTATTTCACTCTAATGGATTTGGACATTTGCTATGTGTCAATGGCTTGGAAATGGGTTCTAATTTGGGTGGCAACCAAATCATGGAGTTTTGGAATCGTTTGTGCAATGGATTGCAAGCAAG GAAAGTGAGTTTGAATGATACATCACAAAAAAGAGGCATGGAATTGAGACTTGTGAATGGAATAGCATATAGTGAGCCATGGTTTGGTCGTTGGGGATACAAATTTGGTAGAGGATGTTTTGGTGTAACACAATCAATGTACCAAAAAGCCATAGAAGCAATAAGAAGTATGCCACTATACTTACTCACACACCACATTGCAAATTCAAGTCATGAAATCCCATTAATCTTCTCAAGGTACCAAACACTTTCTGATCACTCTCTTATAACCCTTGGTGACTTGTTTCACTACATGTTAGAGCTCAAGTCGCGGCTTCCGCGCGATACATGCATTGGTTCCTACAACACAAACGCCCTAGTCGAAACAAATTGTCGTTGGTCGCCTAAAAGGATTGAAATGGCGACGAGGGTTATCGTCGAGGCCTTGAAAAGAACGGAATTTAGATGGATTTCAAGACAAGAAGTTAGGGATGCAGCGCGCGTTTACATAGGTGACACGGGTTTGTTGGATTTTGTTTTGAAGTCGCTAGGTAACCATGTTGTTGGAAACTATTTGGTTCGTCGGAGCTTGAATCCGGTTACCAAAGTTTTGGAGTATTGTTTAGAAGACATTTCTAATGCTTACCCTTGTCATGAAGGGTTGGTTATGAGTAGTAGTAATAAAGTGAAGGACAAGTACAAGATCACAAGAGGTCAACTCATGAAAGACATGATTTGTTTGTACAAGTACATACTTATTGATACAAAACCAATTATAGGGTCAGAATTTCTTTCAGCTATACCATTGGCAGCTACAATAATTCTTGACACAAAGTATCTTATCAAAGACTATGGAGAGGTACCTTTGCAAGTTGAATTAGGATCAGAAGGAAAATTCAATATTTATTGTACAATTTTGTTGAGGAATGTTAACAATGTAGGACATGATCATGAGTATTATTTGAACAATGAAATGTCAATGCCTCCTTATGAATGTATCACATTGAAAAATTGTGCTACAATTAATGACTTAAAGCTAGAAGTTGAAAGGAATTTTAGGGAAATCTATTGGGGGTTAAGGGGTTTTGTGGTGGAATCAAATGAGAATTTGATGAATGCAAAAGGGAATGAAATGGTTTTTGGAATGATTGAAGTTGGTGGAAAACTTGTTCTTGAAGGTTGGCATGGTAGTGACATGGTTGAGCAAATATGTGAAAGGAATCCAAATAAGGGAATTGTGGATTGCACTTGTGGAACTAAAGAAGATGATGGTGAAAGATTGGTGTCTTGTGATATTTGTGAAATTTGGCAACACACTAGATGTGTTAGAATTCCAAATGATGAAGAAGTTCCTCATATTTTTCTATGCAAAAGGTGTGAGCAAGAAATTGTTCTTTTCCCTTCTTTGCCATAa
- the LOC131643107 gene encoding probable apyrase 6: protein MRRLNARNRVGSNPNQMDPTVKRIQIRSTNLFARNNNSNSNSKCLCFKTTFIVPLFFSFLLILSYYTFFSSSSGARTRASFRYSIIVDGGSTGTRVHVFKYRVKNALDFGKKGVVTMRVNPGLSSFAEDPDGAGSSLSELVEFAKSRIPKERWRETEIRLMATAGMRMLDVEVQENIMDSCRRVLRSSGFKFSDDWASVITGSDEGVYAWVVANYALGTLGGDPSETTGIIELGGASAQVTFVSREAMLPLFSRTVKFGNITYNLYSHSLLHFGLNVAHDSWREALISGDLNLASQYIKDGLHIDPCTPAGYSYNVDSWKSSPSSHSEESQNQHTVQTRGNFSACRSAALTLLQKGKESCSYQHCDIGSTFIPKLQGKFLATENFFHTSKFFGLGPRAYLSNLMTAGQKYCGEDWLRLKKKYVSHDEEDLLRHCFSSAYIVALLHDSLGIGMNDERIKVANQVRNIPLDWALGAFILQTTADTDPHNHNWIAAIFSNESPTLLTLVGIFIILLFTAWSISRWRKPQLKTIYDLEKGRYITTRVAR, encoded by the exons ATGCGACGATTGAATGCTCGCAATCGCGTCGGCTCAAATCCAAACCAAATGGATCCAACCGTGAAACGGATCCAAATCCGCTCCACAAATCTCTTCGCTcgcaacaacaacagcaacagcaATTCAAAGTGTCTCTGTTTCAAGACCACGTTCATCGTTCCTCTCTTCTTCTCGTTCCTCCTCATCCTTTCGTATTACACCTTCTTCTCCTCCTCATCGGGAGCCAGAACTAGAGCCAGTTTCCGGTACAGTATAATCGTCGACGGTGGAAGTACAGGAACTAGGGTTCATGTGTTTAAGTATAGGGTTAAAAACGCGTTGGATTTTGGGAAAAAGGGGGTGGTTACGATGAGAGTGAATCCAGGTTTGTCGTCGTTCGCGGAGGATCCGGATGGAGCGGGGAGTTCGTTGTCGGAGCTGGTGGAGTTTGCGAAAAGCCGGATCCCTAAAGAGAGATGGAGGGAGACGGAGATTCGGCTTATGGCTACGGCTGGGATGAGGATGCTGGATGTTGAAGTGCAAGAGAATATTATGGATTCTTGTAGGAGGGTTTTGCGTTCTTCTGGATTCAAGTTTAGTGATGATTGGGCTTCTGTTATAACAG GTTCTGATGAAGGAGTGTATGCTTGGGTTGTTGCTAATTATGCACTGGGAACTCTTGGAGGAGATCCGTCTGAGACAACTGGGATTATTGAACTTGGTGGTGCTTCTGCTCAG GTAACCTTTGTATCAAGAGAAGCAATGCTGCCTTTGTTCTCACGCACTGTTAAATTTGGGAATATCACTTACAACCTTTACAGCCACAGTTTGCTTCATTTTGGCCTG AATGTTGCTCATGACTCATGGAGAGAAGCACTTATATCAGGAGATTTAAACCTGG CTTCTCAATATATTAAGGATGGGTTGCACATAGATCCTTGTACTCCGGCAGGGTATTCTTATAATGTGGATTCGTGGAAGTCCTCGCCTAGCTCACATAGTGAAGAAAGCCAAAATCAGCACACTGTTCAAACAAGGGGAAACTTTTCGGCGTGCAGATCTGCAGCATTGACCCTATTACAAAAGGGGAAAG AATCGTGTTCTTATCAGCATTGCGACATAGGATCAACTTTTATACCTAAGCTTCAGGGGAAATTTTTGGCTACAGAAAATTTCTTTCACACATCAAAG TTTTTTGGATTGGGGCCACGGGCTTATCTCTCCAATTTGATGACTGCTGGGCAAAAATATTGCGGAGAGGATTGGTTAAGGCTAAAAAAAAAGTATGTCTCACACGATGAGGAAGATTTACTTCGACATTGCTTCTCTTCTGCATACATTGTTGCTCTGCTTCATGACAGTCTTGGGATTGGTATGAATGATGAGAG GATCAAAGTTGCGAATCAGGTGAGAAATATTCCGCTCGATTGGGCTTTGGGAGCTTTTATTCTGCAAACTACAGCCGATACAGATCCACATAACCATAACTGGATTGCCGCCATTTTCAGCAATGAATCACCCACTCTCCTCACACTGGTTggaatatttataatattgttgTTTACAGCATGGTCTATATCTAGGTGGAGAAAACCTCAGTTGAAGACAATTTATGACCTAGAAAAGGGGCGATATATAACTACAAGAGTTGCTAGGTAA
- the LOC131643093 gene encoding uncharacterized protein LOC131643093 isoform X2: MTIMQSEQPKHGQQEKSCNNLHNNFDLNVTAQELEEEPDLQCELIENHYSQYREKHVDNHNMETDKHEELVPRAKTSDGSVDHLLILAQSAEILAAQSEDSGPSTHTTNNQNQDHTCSQELLDRSSSGTRLTQIRKQARSKYLISDQDTDEVNQCKPLQGKTVRLSEIKHQARCKSKNDLSSSQTITGLRNYQRQGKILRLSQMKHQARSKNNAAVKEGTEEHMCISQHSNRDRVMRDSENHKECQHDAKRLRSFKTKKPKKQLRTECVRSSAGTRLQDGAILPKHKDLISCRQELPQTSGCTEDLETNFSVNKLRAHHGSNESSELRCESLQYIPNRLPVPNNVLLFTGLPNYTFQLYDPNFGPMLYMNHVQLKEYHRVISRRHRADRIKELRALKYKQQKSKNYVLEVQKENLPVKRLRLTQLRREVRIGNQCSVMQGPGEN, from the exons ATGACAATTATGCAAAGTGAGCAGCCTAAGCATGGCCAACAAGAAAAGAGCTGTAATAATCTTCATAACAACTTTGATCTAAATGTAACTGCTCAAGAGCTGGAGGAAGAGCCCGATTTGCAGTGCGAGTTAATAGAAAATCACTATAGCCAATACCGAGAGAAGCATGTAGATAACCATAATATGGAAACTGATAAACATGAAGAGCTGGTACCTCGAGCAAAGACTTCTGATGGATCCGTTGATCACTTGTTGATTCTAGCACAATCTGCTGAGATATTAGCAGCACAATCTGAGGATAGCGGGCCTAGCACACatacaacaaacaaccaaaatcAAG ATCACACGTGCTCTCAAGAACTACTTGATAGATCGTCATCAGGAACCCGATTAACTCAAATACGGAAGCAAGCTAGATCTAAATATCTTATATCTGATCAAGATACGGATGAGGTTAACCAATGCAAACCTTTACAAGGAAAAACAGTGCGCCTGAGCGAAATAAAGCATCAAGCTAGATGTAAAAGCAAGAATGATttgtcatcatcacaaacaatcactGGACTGAGAAACTACCAGCGACAAGGAAAGATACTGCGACTAAGTCAGATGAAACACCAAGCTCGTTCCAAAAACAACGCAGCGGTGAAAGAAGGGACAGAGGAACATATGTGCATAAGTCAACATTCTAACAGAGATAGAG TGATGCGGGATAGTGAAAATCACAAGGAATGTCAACATGATGCAAAGCGATTAAGGTCATTCAAGACTAAAAAACCCAAGAAACAGTTAAGGACGGAGTGCGTAAGAAGTTCTGCAGGTACAAGATTGCAAGATGGTGCAATTTTGCCAAAACATAAAGATCTAATCAGTTGTCGACAAGAGCTTCCTCAAACTTCTGGCTGTACTGAGGATTTAGAAACAAACTTTAGTGTAAATAAACTCCGCGCACATCATGGATCAAATGAATCGTCAGAGCTCAGATGCGAATCTCTTCAATATATTCCAAACAGACTTCCGGTGCCAAACAATGTACTTTTGTTCACAGGATTACCAAATTACACATTTCAGCTATATGATCCAAATTTTGGGCCAATGTTGTACATGAATCATGTGCAGCTCAAGGAATATCACCGTGTTATTTCGCGCCGGCATAGAGCAGATCGTATAAAAGAGCTAAGGGCGTTGAAGTATAAGcaacaaaaatcaaagaattaTGTACTAG AGGTGCAAAAAGAAAATCTACCTGTAAAAAGACTACGCTTAACTCAACTGAGACGTGAAGTTCGTATAGGGAATCAATGTTCTGTCATGCAAGGACCTGGTGAAAATTAG
- the LOC131643093 gene encoding uncharacterized protein LOC131643093 isoform X1 → MTIMQSEQPKHGQQEKSCNNLHNNFDLNVTAQELEEEPDLQCELIENHYSQYREKHVDNHNMETDKHEELVPRAKTSDGSVDHLLILAQSAEILAAQSEDSGPSTHTTNNQNQDHTCSQELLDRSSSGTRLTQIRKQARSKYLISDQDTDEVNQCKPLQGKTVRLSEIKHQARCKSKNDLSSSQTITGLRNYQRQGKILRLSQMKHQARSKNNAAVKEGTEEHMCISQHSNRDRVMRDSENHKECQHDAKRLRSFKTKKPKKQLRTECVRSSAGTRLQDGAILPKHKDLISCRQELPQTSGCTEDLETNFSVNKLRAHHGSNESSELRCESLQYIPNRLPVPNNVLLFTGLPNYTFQLYDPNFGPMLYMNHVQLKEYHRVISRRHRADRIKELRALKYKQQKSKNYVLETNSEVQKENLPVKRLRLTQLRREVRIGNQCSVMQGPGEN, encoded by the exons ATGACAATTATGCAAAGTGAGCAGCCTAAGCATGGCCAACAAGAAAAGAGCTGTAATAATCTTCATAACAACTTTGATCTAAATGTAACTGCTCAAGAGCTGGAGGAAGAGCCCGATTTGCAGTGCGAGTTAATAGAAAATCACTATAGCCAATACCGAGAGAAGCATGTAGATAACCATAATATGGAAACTGATAAACATGAAGAGCTGGTACCTCGAGCAAAGACTTCTGATGGATCCGTTGATCACTTGTTGATTCTAGCACAATCTGCTGAGATATTAGCAGCACAATCTGAGGATAGCGGGCCTAGCACACatacaacaaacaaccaaaatcAAG ATCACACGTGCTCTCAAGAACTACTTGATAGATCGTCATCAGGAACCCGATTAACTCAAATACGGAAGCAAGCTAGATCTAAATATCTTATATCTGATCAAGATACGGATGAGGTTAACCAATGCAAACCTTTACAAGGAAAAACAGTGCGCCTGAGCGAAATAAAGCATCAAGCTAGATGTAAAAGCAAGAATGATttgtcatcatcacaaacaatcactGGACTGAGAAACTACCAGCGACAAGGAAAGATACTGCGACTAAGTCAGATGAAACACCAAGCTCGTTCCAAAAACAACGCAGCGGTGAAAGAAGGGACAGAGGAACATATGTGCATAAGTCAACATTCTAACAGAGATAGAG TGATGCGGGATAGTGAAAATCACAAGGAATGTCAACATGATGCAAAGCGATTAAGGTCATTCAAGACTAAAAAACCCAAGAAACAGTTAAGGACGGAGTGCGTAAGAAGTTCTGCAGGTACAAGATTGCAAGATGGTGCAATTTTGCCAAAACATAAAGATCTAATCAGTTGTCGACAAGAGCTTCCTCAAACTTCTGGCTGTACTGAGGATTTAGAAACAAACTTTAGTGTAAATAAACTCCGCGCACATCATGGATCAAATGAATCGTCAGAGCTCAGATGCGAATCTCTTCAATATATTCCAAACAGACTTCCGGTGCCAAACAATGTACTTTTGTTCACAGGATTACCAAATTACACATTTCAGCTATATGATCCAAATTTTGGGCCAATGTTGTACATGAATCATGTGCAGCTCAAGGAATATCACCGTGTTATTTCGCGCCGGCATAGAGCAGATCGTATAAAAGAGCTAAGGGCGTTGAAGTATAAGcaacaaaaatcaaagaattaTGTACTAG AAACAAATTCAGAGGTGCAAAAAGAAAATCTACCTGTAAAAAGACTACGCTTAACTCAACTGAGACGTGAAGTTCGTATAGGGAATCAATGTTCTGTCATGCAAGGACCTGGTGAAAATTAG